One window of Chamaesiphon minutus PCC 6605 genomic DNA carries:
- a CDS encoding SAM-dependent methyltransferase, translating to MISPQQQLPRSLSNRIALATIISLSLLGAGCSTTSTTSDRTETADAPAAPGVAQAPTLRSPDVVYVPTPQAVVDRMLAIAKVNSKDVLYDLGSGDGRIPITAAQKFGIRATGIDINPERIKEANTNAQTAGVTDRVRFLNQDLFQSKFSDATVVTLYLLPELNVKLRPQLFAQLKPGTRIVSHAFDMGDWKPDRTEQVGTSTIYFWTVPKNPPANLRAVRVAQTTPVSSQAGKVYAR from the coding sequence ATGATTTCACCTCAACAACAGCTCCCTCGCAGCTTATCCAATCGCATTGCATTGGCGACCATCATCAGCCTGAGCTTGCTCGGAGCTGGCTGTAGCACGACATCTACGACGAGCGATCGAACAGAGACTGCCGACGCACCAGCGGCTCCAGGGGTCGCCCAGGCTCCAACACTCCGATCGCCGGATGTCGTGTATGTGCCCACCCCGCAAGCAGTAGTCGATCGAATGCTGGCGATCGCCAAAGTTAACAGTAAGGATGTCTTATACGACTTAGGCAGTGGCGATGGGCGGATTCCGATTACCGCCGCTCAAAAATTCGGGATTCGTGCCACGGGCATCGATATCAATCCCGAACGGATTAAAGAAGCCAATACTAACGCTCAAACAGCGGGTGTAACCGATCGAGTGCGCTTCCTCAATCAAGATCTATTTCAAAGCAAGTTTAGCGATGCCACTGTGGTGACACTATATCTCTTGCCCGAACTGAATGTCAAACTCCGACCGCAGTTATTCGCCCAACTCAAACCTGGTACCCGCATTGTGTCTCATGCTTTCGATATGGGCGACTGGAAACCCGATCGCACCGAGCAAGTCGGGACGAGCACGATCTACTTCTGGACGGTGCCCAAAAATCCCCCAGCAAATTTACGAGCGGTTCGAGTCGCACAAACAACTCCAGTTTCGTCTCAAGCAGGCAAGGTTTACGCTCGATGA
- a CDS encoding NAD(P)/FAD-dependent oxidoreductase, with the protein MTVQKFPVVIIGAGFGGLQAAQSLAQSGKEVLLIDRNNYHTFVPLLYQVATAQLEPEHIIYPARTIVRCDRRRHFLLAEVEQIDFAARTIKTDRAEIEYDFLIIATGSKSQYLGVPGAEEFAFSMRSIAQAVTLRNQILACFEAASIEVNPLRRQQLLTFVIIGGGATGAEVAGAFVELLRSRMRHEYPTLNLREVKLILVQSGDCLLSELPPKLGIYTQKYLQKLGVDVRLSTKIDRITPDAVYLQDRQVISTKTVIWTAGVDAAVPDLANDWERGTKNKLRVRPTLQSIEYANVYAIGDAAYVDRAGQTLSGVAPEALQQGVAVARNITRQLRGQLPQPFNYFNKGRLAIIGCHAGVGQIQGWKFTGFLAWIMWLGVHLVYLPGYRNRLFVLLTWLQTYLLGDRVVRSILPFSNRVDARSKSVVNQKIRVGTSE; encoded by the coding sequence ATGACCGTCCAAAAATTTCCGGTGGTAATTATTGGGGCGGGATTTGGGGGACTACAAGCGGCTCAGTCATTGGCACAGTCTGGTAAAGAGGTGCTGCTAATAGATCGGAATAACTATCATACGTTCGTGCCCCTACTGTATCAAGTGGCAACTGCCCAGCTAGAGCCAGAACACATCATTTATCCAGCTCGAACGATCGTCCGGTGCGATCGTCGTCGCCACTTTTTGTTAGCAGAAGTCGAACAAATCGATTTTGCTGCCCGAACTATTAAAACCGACAGAGCCGAGATTGAATACGATTTTTTGATAATCGCAACTGGGAGTAAATCTCAATATTTGGGAGTTCCTGGAGCTGAAGAATTTGCTTTTTCGATGCGATCGATTGCCCAAGCCGTAACCCTACGCAACCAGATTTTAGCATGTTTTGAAGCCGCTAGTATCGAAGTCAATCCACTCCGCCGTCAACAGTTACTTACCTTTGTAATTATTGGCGGCGGGGCAACTGGTGCCGAAGTAGCGGGGGCATTTGTCGAACTATTACGCAGTCGGATGCGGCACGAATATCCAACTTTAAATTTGCGAGAAGTTAAACTAATTTTGGTACAATCTGGCGATTGCTTACTGAGCGAATTGCCACCAAAATTAGGAATTTATACCCAAAAATATTTACAGAAATTAGGGGTTGATGTCCGGTTGTCAACAAAGATCGATCGCATTACACCTGATGCAGTATATCTTCAAGATCGTCAAGTTATTTCTACTAAAACGGTAATCTGGACGGCAGGTGTCGATGCAGCAGTACCCGATTTGGCTAATGATTGGGAGCGCGGAACCAAAAATAAATTGCGCGTGCGTCCGACCTTACAATCGATCGAATATGCCAATGTTTACGCCATTGGTGATGCTGCTTATGTCGATCGAGCTGGTCAAACTTTGAGTGGTGTTGCACCAGAAGCACTGCAACAAGGTGTAGCTGTCGCTCGAAATATTACCCGCCAGTTACGCGGTCAGTTGCCTCAACCATTTAACTATTTCAATAAAGGTAGATTGGCAATTATTGGCTGTCATGCCGGAGTCGGTCAAATTCAAGGCTGGAAGTTTACGGGATTTCTAGCTTGGATAATGTGGCTGGGTGTGCATCTGGTTTACCTACCAGGATATCGCAATCGCCTGTTTGTGCTATTAACTTGGTTGCAAACTTATTTACTTGGCGATCGTGTTGTCCGCTCGATTTTACCATTCTCAAATCGAGTTGATGCTCGTAGTAAATCGGTTGTAAATCAAAAAATTAGGGTAGGCACGAGCGAGTAA
- a CDS encoding DoxX family protein: MQVNSTEISLKPRDLAIAHLLLRVMVGGIFFNSGFNKIFNIPAFVERMVKTLDASYLPDILIRLGAYPVPIIELVVGVLIILGLSTRIALILTFTLMVMFTFGAMSAQLPELVSSQLIYGIVLFLLLATCRYNWFSLDSWLHRKQRRTDSVVGEACRR; encoded by the coding sequence ATGCAAGTCAATAGTACCGAGATTAGCCTCAAGCCACGAGATCTAGCGATCGCCCATTTACTACTCCGAGTGATGGTGGGCGGAATTTTCTTCAACTCTGGATTTAACAAAATTTTTAATATTCCAGCTTTCGTCGAACGAATGGTAAAAACGTTGGATGCTTCTTATCTTCCCGATATTCTAATCCGTTTGGGTGCTTATCCCGTTCCCATTATCGAACTTGTGGTGGGAGTGTTAATTATTTTGGGACTGTCAACTCGGATCGCGTTAATCCTCACATTTACTTTGATGGTAATGTTTACGTTCGGAGCCATGTCCGCTCAATTGCCAGAGCTGGTAAGCAGTCAACTCATTTATGGCATCGTGCTATTTTTGCTCTTGGCTACTTGTCGATATAATTGGTTCTCGCTCGATTCTTGGCTGCATCGCAAACAAAGACGGACAGATTCAGTCGTTGGCGAAGCCTGCCGTAGGTAA
- a CDS encoding 2Fe-2S iron-sulfur cluster-binding protein, with amino-acid sequence MNFRFRRRRFGQLIIVSAVASAIGVIPKKTTAQPRSDSTTTPDAATSKIKLRVNGKEYSLQVEPRVTLLDTLRDRIGLTGTKKGCGRGQCGACTVLVNGQRINSCLALSVMYDDAEITTIEGLARGTKLHPIQAAFIKNDGLQCGYCTPGQICSAVAAIAEAKAGTASAVTADVRKQGQVELTDIEIRERMSGNLCRCGAYAGIVAAVKEGSQANS; translated from the coding sequence ATGAATTTTAGATTTAGACGCAGACGCTTTGGTCAGTTAATTATTGTGAGTGCAGTTGCAAGTGCGATCGGTGTTATTCCGAAAAAAACAACTGCCCAACCCAGAAGCGATTCTACTACCACACCAGACGCGGCAACTAGTAAAATCAAGCTCCGAGTGAATGGAAAAGAGTATTCATTGCAGGTCGAACCGCGTGTGACTTTGCTGGACACTTTGCGCGATCGAATCGGTTTGACGGGCACCAAAAAAGGCTGCGGTCGCGGTCAATGTGGGGCTTGCACGGTCTTAGTTAATGGACAGCGGATCAATTCCTGTCTGGCACTATCCGTCATGTACGACGATGCCGAAATCACCACGATCGAAGGATTGGCACGCGGCACTAAATTGCACCCCATCCAGGCAGCTTTTATCAAAAATGACGGGCTTCAGTGCGGGTATTGTACGCCAGGTCAAATTTGTTCGGCAGTAGCGGCGATCGCTGAAGCCAAAGCGGGTACAGCTAGTGCAGTGACAGCAGATGTCCGCAAGCAGGGACAGGTTGAATTGACAGATATAGAAATCCGCGAACGGATGAGTGGCAATCTCTGTCGGTGTGGTGCCTATGCTGGCATTGTGGCGGCAGTCAAGGAAGGAAGTCAAGCGAACTCTTAA
- a CDS encoding FAD binding domain-containing protein, which yields MKPFTYLRVNEPSTAIQAATSDRTKFIAGGTNLLDLMQDGIEQPDRLVDITRIKLSQIESISGGVRIGALAKNSDAANHPLIRTRYPLLSQALLAGASPQLRNMASMGGNLLQRTRCYYFTDTTSPCNKRQPGSGCAAIEGYNRIHAILGTSQSCIATHPSDMCVALAALDAVVRVSGANGERSIPLTEFHRLPGNTPQIETVLQPGELITAIDLPDSPFADRSHYLKVRDRTSYAFAVVSVAAGLDINNGTIRSARMALGGVAHKPWRSIEAEKILIGAKPNEQTFRAAAEAALRGAKGYKDNTFKVELAKRAIVRSLTIATAGTAV from the coding sequence ATGAAACCGTTCACCTACCTCCGAGTCAACGAACCCAGCACAGCAATTCAAGCAGCAACTAGCGATCGAACAAAATTTATTGCGGGTGGTACCAATCTTCTCGACCTGATGCAAGATGGGATCGAACAGCCAGATCGTCTGGTTGATATTACTAGGATAAAACTATCGCAAATCGAGTCGATCTCAGGCGGCGTGCGGATTGGAGCATTGGCAAAAAATAGCGACGCTGCCAACCATCCATTAATTCGCACCCGCTATCCATTACTGTCACAAGCTTTGCTCGCGGGAGCCTCGCCCCAACTCCGCAACATGGCATCAATGGGTGGCAATTTGCTACAGAGAACCCGCTGCTACTATTTCACCGATACCACTTCACCTTGCAATAAGCGTCAACCAGGTTCTGGATGTGCCGCCATTGAAGGCTACAACCGGATTCATGCCATTTTAGGCACGAGCCAGAGCTGTATTGCCACTCATCCTTCAGATATGTGCGTGGCTCTTGCAGCCCTCGATGCAGTCGTCCGCGTATCGGGCGCAAACGGCGAGCGCAGCATTCCCTTGACGGAGTTTCATCGGTTGCCTGGAAATACACCCCAAATCGAGACGGTACTGCAACCAGGTGAATTAATTACGGCGATCGATCTGCCCGATTCACCCTTTGCCGATCGATCGCATTACCTCAAAGTTCGAGATCGCACCTCCTATGCGTTTGCGGTAGTTTCGGTGGCTGCTGGTTTGGATATTAATAACGGCACGATTCGGAGTGCGCGGATGGCATTGGGAGGAGTGGCACATAAACCCTGGCGATCGATCGAAGCCGAGAAAATTTTGATTGGGGCAAAACCGAACGAACAAACGTTTCGAGCGGCTGCGGAGGCAGCTTTACGCGGCGCAAAAGGATACAAAGACAATACTTTCAAGGTGGAATTAGCCAAACGAGCGATCGTCCGATCGCTCACGATCGCCACAGCGGGGACAGCAGTATGA
- a CDS encoding xanthine dehydrogenase family protein molybdopterin-binding subunit encodes MNQAQNNDNKIIGKPIDRVDGYLKVTGSARYSAEIPTEQVVHAVLCQSTIARGRIRSIDTQAAERAPGVLAVITHLNAPRLAQLTWLPAGQSLPILQKPEIYYYGQNIGVVVANTLEQAEYAAGLVRATYDEQQPVGMMAQRLNEAFLPPMGLSGGGGGSVDSLRGDVARGLDGAVSIQQTYTTPIEHHNAMEPHATIAMWEGDNLTVYDTTQNVSGVRQVLASAFGIRQENVRVVSRFLGGGFGSKGLNWPHTTIAAMAARQVKRPVKLVLARPQMFTSTGHRAPTLQQITLAATPAGKLTAIRHATTSHTSMLDDFVEPSGLMTRMMYSCPNVEVSHRLIRANVGTPTFTRAPGEASGSFALESAIDELAYKLNLDPIELRNRNYAERDEHENHPWSSKSLRETYRLGAERFGWAKRNPVPRSMRDGRYLVGYGVASATYPANYRAASARAVFFADGRALVQTGTHDLGTGTYTIMTQIAAETLGLPVDRVRFELGDTRLPPSPGAGGSTSAASAGSAVQAAARTLRSRLIEMALRDENSPIFGLGTSAVTVESGRIFARDNPSRGETYVQMLTRLGEKVVEVVSSVQPGRERATPGTPATASQKPGTEQDRGTQASESQSGVYSFHSFGAHFCEVRVDPDLGTVQVARVLGCYGVGRVLNLKTATSQMHGGIVWGISMALQEETYMDARSGRYVNANLGEYHLAVNADIPAIETYFVEENDPYVNPIGAKGIGEIGIVGVAAAIANAVFHATGKRVRSLPITMDKLI; translated from the coding sequence ATGAATCAAGCACAAAATAACGATAACAAAATCATTGGTAAACCGATCGATCGCGTTGATGGCTATCTCAAAGTCACGGGCAGTGCGCGTTACTCGGCGGAAATACCGACCGAGCAAGTCGTCCATGCCGTACTCTGCCAAAGCACGATCGCCCGTGGTCGAATTCGCAGCATCGATACCCAAGCAGCCGAACGTGCGCCTGGAGTACTGGCGGTCATCACCCACTTGAATGCGCCACGTCTAGCCCAACTTACCTGGCTGCCTGCTGGTCAATCTTTGCCGATCTTACAAAAACCGGAAATTTACTATTACGGTCAAAATATTGGGGTCGTAGTTGCGAACACATTGGAGCAAGCCGAGTACGCGGCTGGATTGGTGCGGGCGACCTATGACGAGCAACAGCCTGTAGGGATGATGGCACAGCGGCTGAATGAAGCGTTTCTGCCGCCGATGGGATTGAGTGGCGGTGGTGGTGGCTCGGTTGACTCGCTGCGCGGCGACGTAGCGCGGGGACTCGATGGTGCCGTGAGCATCCAACAAACTTACACGACCCCGATCGAACATCACAATGCGATGGAGCCACACGCAACGATCGCCATGTGGGAAGGTGATAACCTGACGGTCTACGATACCACCCAAAATGTTTCTGGTGTGCGTCAGGTACTCGCTTCAGCATTTGGTATCCGCCAGGAAAACGTGCGCGTCGTGTCGCGCTTTCTCGGTGGCGGCTTCGGTAGTAAGGGACTGAACTGGCCGCATACGACGATCGCGGCGATGGCAGCTCGACAAGTCAAACGTCCGGTCAAACTGGTGCTAGCACGTCCGCAGATGTTTACCTCTACCGGACATCGCGCCCCGACGCTGCAACAGATTACGCTAGCCGCAACGCCAGCGGGTAAACTGACGGCGATCCGTCATGCGACGACATCGCACACTTCCATGCTCGATGATTTTGTCGAGCCGTCCGGCTTGATGACGCGGATGATGTACTCGTGCCCAAATGTGGAGGTTTCGCACCGTCTGATCCGCGCCAACGTCGGTACACCCACCTTCACGCGGGCACCTGGTGAAGCTTCCGGTTCCTTCGCGCTAGAATCCGCCATCGACGAACTCGCCTACAAACTAAATCTAGACCCGATCGAATTACGCAACCGTAATTATGCCGAGCGGGACGAACATGAAAACCACCCCTGGTCGAGTAAGTCCCTCCGCGAAACATATCGGCTGGGAGCCGAACGCTTTGGCTGGGCAAAACGCAATCCCGTACCGCGATCGATGCGCGATGGGCGGTACCTAGTGGGTTACGGCGTTGCGTCGGCAACCTATCCAGCCAATTACCGTGCGGCATCGGCACGAGCGGTCTTTTTCGCTGACGGTCGCGCGTTAGTGCAAACTGGTACCCACGACCTCGGCACGGGTACCTACACCATCATGACCCAAATCGCCGCCGAAACCTTGGGCTTACCTGTCGATCGGGTACGGTTTGAGCTGGGCGATACCCGTCTACCCCCTTCACCCGGCGCAGGTGGCTCTACTTCGGCTGCCAGTGCGGGATCGGCGGTACAGGCAGCAGCGCGGACACTGCGATCGCGTTTGATTGAAATGGCACTCAGAGATGAAAACTCGCCCATCTTTGGACTTGGCACTAGCGCAGTCACCGTCGAATCCGGTCGCATCTTCGCCCGTGACAACCCATCGCGGGGTGAAACCTATGTCCAAATGCTTACCCGCCTGGGCGAAAAGGTGGTCGAGGTGGTATCCAGCGTGCAGCCAGGAAGAGAACGCGCCACCCCAGGTACGCCAGCTACCGCCAGTCAGAAACCTGGTACCGAGCAAGATCGTGGCACTCAAGCTTCAGAGAGTCAGAGCGGTGTCTACTCTTTCCACTCATTCGGCGCGCATTTTTGCGAAGTGCGTGTCGATCCGGATTTAGGTACGGTGCAAGTAGCCCGCGTCCTCGGTTGTTATGGTGTCGGTCGCGTCCTCAATCTCAAGACAGCTACCAGCCAAATGCACGGCGGGATCGTCTGGGGCATCAGCATGGCACTCCAGGAAGAGACGTACATGGATGCTCGTTCTGGACGATACGTCAACGCCAACCTCGGCGAGTATCACCTGGCTGTAAATGCAGACATTCCCGCGATCGAGACCTACTTTGTTGAGGAAAATGACCCCTATGTCAACCCCATTGGTGCCAAAGGCATCGGTGAAATTGGGATCGTCGGAGTGGCGGCAGCGATCGCCAATGCCGTCTTTCACGCTACTGGCAAGCGGGTTCGTTCGCTGCCCATCACAATGGATAAATTAATTTAA
- a CDS encoding dienelactone hydrolase family protein, translating to MNEKLTRRKFMVTASLATGFAMAVHPVSAKTITTDSNGLLAGAVKIPVKNGAIPAYRAQPASGSNFPIILVVQEIFGVHEHIQDVVRRLAKLGYLAIAPELFVRQGDVLKLSSVEEIRAVVAKVPDAQVFADLDATLAWAVKSSQGNVDRVGITGFCWGGRITWLYAAYNPKVKAGVAWYGRLVGESTPLTPRHPVDIAATLSVPVLGLYGGKDTGIPLESVDKVRTLLASGRSKSEIVVYPEAPHAFFADYRPSYRETEAKDGWDRLQKWFKSQGLM from the coding sequence ATGAACGAAAAGTTAACCCGTCGCAAGTTTATGGTTACTGCCTCTCTCGCCACTGGATTTGCGATGGCAGTCCATCCAGTTAGTGCCAAAACCATCACCACCGATTCCAATGGCTTACTTGCAGGGGCGGTAAAAATTCCCGTCAAAAATGGAGCAATTCCGGCCTACCGCGCCCAACCCGCATCAGGCAGTAATTTTCCGATTATTCTGGTCGTTCAGGAAATTTTTGGAGTCCACGAGCACATTCAAGATGTAGTGCGCCGTCTTGCCAAACTAGGTTATTTGGCGATCGCCCCAGAGCTATTCGTGCGTCAGGGGGATGTGTTGAAACTGAGCAGTGTCGAAGAGATTCGGGCAGTTGTCGCCAAGGTGCCCGACGCTCAAGTTTTCGCGGATCTCGATGCCACGCTGGCTTGGGCAGTCAAGTCATCACAGGGAAATGTCGATCGAGTCGGCATCACCGGGTTTTGCTGGGGTGGTCGCATCACCTGGCTTTATGCTGCCTACAATCCCAAAGTCAAGGCTGGAGTTGCTTGGTATGGCAGACTGGTGGGAGAGTCTACGCCGCTGACCCCCAGGCATCCCGTAGATATCGCAGCCACTTTGAGCGTGCCAGTACTCGGACTCTATGGCGGGAAGGATACAGGAATTCCCCTAGAGTCAGTGGATAAAGTTCGCACACTACTAGCGTCAGGTCGCAGCAAATCGGAAATTGTCGTGTACCCCGAAGCCCCTCATGCTTTCTTTGCCGACTATCGCCCATCCTACCGAGAAACAGAGGCCAAGGATGGTTGGGATCGCCTGCAAAAGTGGTTTAAAAGCCAGGGTTTGATGTAG
- a CDS encoding XdhC family protein has product MSSEIQSILNAFDRSQHRGKSAFLATVVGTQGSTYRRPGARLFIAADGETVGLVSGGCLERDLVEHTQLMPDNRPKIVTYDHTATEDILWGFGLGCTGTVRVLVERLRPPHDPLTFLARCWRDRTPGVLVSIIQTEGNATQLGACLTLTAQAIDVLGQSDPDLIAAIVPDTRSVLRARQSVVKRYDLANCRIEVFIEFIEPPISLVIFGAGQDAIPLAQFAKALGWHVTVVDCRANPLSHERFAMCDRVILTRRERLDRIVIPAGAVAAILTHNYYDDLEILRGLLPAELGYIGLLGSRQRTQRLLQELQQDLTSITEQFDKLHAPVGLDIGAETPTAIALSIVAEIQAVLSDRPGNSLKYRNTSIHDTHQDRLTPARGWSLAADGYTQTVIIHSRN; this is encoded by the coding sequence ATGAGCAGTGAAATTCAATCGATTCTCAATGCCTTCGATCGCAGCCAACATCGAGGTAAATCGGCTTTTCTCGCCACGGTAGTGGGGACTCAAGGCTCAACCTATCGTCGTCCTGGTGCGCGACTGTTCATCGCCGCCGATGGCGAAACTGTCGGTTTAGTTAGCGGTGGTTGTCTAGAACGCGATCTGGTCGAACACACTCAGCTCATGCCAGACAACCGACCCAAGATCGTTACTTACGACCATACCGCGACCGAAGATATCCTCTGGGGCTTCGGACTCGGTTGCACGGGCACAGTGCGAGTCCTAGTCGAACGATTAAGACCGCCTCACGATCCGCTTACCTTTCTCGCTCGGTGTTGGCGCGATCGGACTCCTGGAGTCTTGGTTAGTATCATTCAAACTGAAGGCAATGCCACCCAATTGGGAGCTTGTCTAACGCTAACAGCGCAGGCGATCGACGTATTGGGTCAAAGCGATCCAGATTTAATCGCGGCGATCGTCCCTGATACGCGATCGGTTCTTCGAGCTAGACAGTCTGTGGTTAAGCGATACGACCTTGCCAACTGCCGAATTGAAGTTTTCATAGAATTTATCGAGCCACCCATCTCCCTGGTGATTTTTGGAGCAGGTCAGGATGCGATCCCACTCGCCCAGTTTGCCAAAGCTTTAGGTTGGCACGTTACGGTAGTAGACTGTCGCGCCAATCCCCTCAGTCACGAGCGATTTGCCATGTGCGATCGAGTCATCCTCACCCGCCGCGAAAGACTCGATCGAATCGTCATCCCCGCCGGAGCAGTTGCCGCGATCCTCACTCACAATTACTATGACGATCTAGAAATTCTTAGAGGATTACTACCTGCGGAGCTTGGTTATATCGGCTTACTCGGATCGAGACAGCGCACCCAACGATTACTTCAGGAATTGCAGCAAGATCTAACCTCCATCACCGAACAATTCGATAAACTTCATGCTCCAGTAGGGCTAGATATTGGTGCTGAGACACCAACGGCGATCGCCCTATCGATCGTCGCAGAAATTCAAGCTGTCTTGAGCGATCGTCCCGGCAATTCTCTCAAATATCGCAACACATCAATTCATGACACCCACCAAGATCGGCTTACTCCTGCTCGCGGCTGGAGCCTCGCGGCGGATGGGTACACCCAAACAGTTATTATCCATTCAAGGAACTAG
- a CDS encoding nucleotidyltransferase family protein, producing the protein MTPTKIGLLLLAAGASRRMGTPKQLLSIQGTSLIRHLVKISIASTCDPVVVVLGANAHQIRTEIEDLPIQIVDNPQWRSGMGTTVSTGLAALLEWEPGLNAVLILVCDQPFVSTSLIDRLVVAYQSECHQIVATSYSETVGVPALFSDRYFAELLQLNADTGARRIIQQHLPETYTIDFPQGAIDLDTPDEYQAFLDFSGAIDLSTFRLSPN; encoded by the coding sequence ATGACACCCACCAAGATCGGCTTACTCCTGCTCGCGGCTGGAGCCTCGCGGCGGATGGGTACACCCAAACAGTTATTATCCATTCAAGGAACTAGCTTAATCCGACATTTAGTCAAAATAAGTATCGCGTCAACATGCGATCCAGTTGTCGTAGTTTTGGGTGCAAATGCCCACCAAATTCGCACTGAAATTGAGGATTTACCTATTCAAATCGTTGACAATCCGCAATGGCGATCGGGTATGGGCACGACTGTCAGCACGGGTTTAGCAGCCTTATTAGAATGGGAACCAGGATTGAATGCGGTGTTAATTCTGGTTTGCGACCAACCCTTTGTTTCTACCTCGCTAATCGATCGATTAGTTGTTGCTTATCAGTCAGAATGCCATCAAATTGTAGCCACCAGTTATTCAGAAACGGTTGGCGTTCCAGCCTTGTTTAGCGATCGCTATTTTGCCGAACTCTTACAGCTCAATGCCGATACTGGAGCTAGGCGCATCATCCAACAACATTTGCCAGAAACTTACACCATTGATTTTCCCCAAGGCGCGATCGATTTGGATACTCCAGACGAATATCAAGCCTTTCTCGATTTTAGCGGTGCGATCGATCTAAGTACTTTTCGGTTAAGCCCAAATTGA